Proteins encoded by one window of Geobacter sp. DSM 9736:
- the topA gene encoding type I DNA topoisomerase, whose amino-acid sequence MPNNLVIVESPAKAKTIEKFLGKDYRVLASYGHVRALPSKQGSVDIEHDFEPKYAVLPESKKHIDAIKRELKDADALLLATDPDREGEAISWHLLAALGFDGKKKPEIPVRRVVFHEITRDAITDAIRNPRDISLQLVDAQQARSVLDYLVGFNLSPFLWKKIRYGLSAGRVQSVALRLICEREKEIQAFREQEYWSVDVLLENGQKQTVTARLVEADGKKLGKFDIPDKAAADGLTDILSRGNYVVEKVTKSERKRSPSPPFTTSTLQQEAARKLGFSAKKTMSIAQKLYEGIDVGEGSVGLITYMRTDSVVLSNQALSEAKEVIQALYGKEYTLPKPRFFKNRAKNAQEAHEAIRPTSIGKTPAEVKKYLSAEQFKLYELIWKRTVACQMAEALLDQTSVDILAAPGFRLRAAGTVIRFPGFMKLYIEGVDDESEEKEGVLPPLSEGDALRLVELKPEQHFTQPPPRYTEATLVKTLEEYGIGRPSTYASIMNTLVERKYARLDKKRFIPEDVGMVVNDLLTKHFTQYVDYNFTAHLEEELDHVSRGDKRWKPLLQEFWGPFSNLLKQKEGEVSKSELTTEATDETCPNCGNKLVVKLGKRGRFIACSGYKEGCTYTRNLDQGEKGEVAEPVLSEEACGKCGKPMLIKDGRYGKYLACSGYPECKNIQPLVKPKGTGITCPECAQGELTEKKSRYGKMFYSCNRYPDCKFALWDLPVQGPCPKCGFPLLVKKVYKKQGEFLKCPKEECGYKSI is encoded by the coding sequence ATGCCTAACAATCTTGTTATTGTCGAATCGCCTGCCAAGGCGAAAACGATAGAAAAATTCCTCGGCAAGGACTACCGTGTTCTCGCCTCGTACGGTCATGTCAGGGCGCTGCCGAGCAAGCAGGGCTCGGTGGACATAGAACACGACTTCGAGCCGAAGTATGCTGTGCTCCCGGAGAGCAAGAAGCATATCGATGCAATAAAACGTGAGCTTAAGGACGCAGATGCCCTGCTGCTGGCGACAGACCCCGACCGTGAAGGGGAAGCCATATCGTGGCATCTCCTGGCGGCCCTGGGTTTCGATGGGAAAAAGAAGCCGGAGATTCCGGTACGGCGGGTGGTGTTCCACGAAATAACCCGCGACGCCATCACCGACGCCATCAGAAATCCGCGGGATATTTCCCTGCAACTGGTTGATGCGCAGCAGGCTCGTTCCGTCCTCGACTACCTGGTCGGTTTCAATCTCTCCCCCTTTCTCTGGAAGAAGATCCGTTACGGCCTTTCGGCTGGACGGGTCCAGTCGGTCGCCCTGCGTCTGATCTGCGAGCGGGAGAAGGAGATTCAGGCATTCAGGGAGCAGGAGTACTGGAGTGTCGACGTGCTGCTTGAGAACGGGCAGAAGCAGACCGTCACGGCCCGACTTGTGGAAGCCGACGGAAAGAAGCTCGGCAAGTTCGACATCCCTGACAAGGCTGCGGCCGACGGCCTGACCGATATTCTGTCCCGCGGTAACTACGTAGTCGAGAAGGTCACCAAAAGCGAGCGGAAGCGGTCCCCCTCTCCTCCATTCACTACATCCACTTTACAGCAGGAAGCGGCGCGAAAGCTCGGGTTCTCCGCCAAGAAGACGATGTCCATAGCCCAGAAGCTTTACGAGGGAATCGATGTGGGTGAGGGGTCCGTCGGCCTCATAACCTATATGCGTACCGACAGCGTCGTTCTTTCCAATCAGGCGCTTTCGGAAGCGAAAGAGGTTATTCAGGCTCTTTACGGCAAGGAATATACCCTGCCGAAACCCCGATTCTTCAAGAACCGCGCTAAGAACGCCCAGGAAGCTCACGAGGCGATCCGCCCCACCTCCATCGGGAAGACACCCGCTGAGGTTAAGAAATACCTCTCCGCCGAACAGTTCAAGCTTTACGAGCTGATCTGGAAAAGGACGGTGGCGTGCCAGATGGCGGAGGCCCTCTTGGACCAGACATCGGTGGATATTCTGGCTGCGCCAGGCTTCAGGCTCCGCGCTGCCGGTACGGTAATCCGCTTCCCAGGCTTCATGAAGCTGTATATCGAAGGTGTGGACGACGAGAGCGAGGAGAAGGAAGGAGTCCTGCCGCCGCTGTCGGAGGGAGATGCTCTGAGGCTTGTAGAGCTGAAACCGGAGCAGCACTTCACTCAGCCGCCGCCACGGTACACAGAGGCGACCCTCGTGAAGACGCTGGAAGAATACGGCATCGGCAGGCCGTCAACCTACGCCAGCATCATGAACACGCTGGTGGAGCGCAAGTACGCCCGGCTCGACAAGAAGCGGTTCATCCCCGAAGACGTGGGGATGGTGGTGAACGATCTTCTTACGAAGCATTTCACCCAATATGTCGATTACAACTTTACCGCGCATCTGGAGGAGGAGCTCGACCATGTCTCCCGTGGGGACAAAAGGTGGAAGCCGCTGCTCCAGGAGTTCTGGGGGCCGTTCAGCAACCTGCTGAAGCAGAAGGAGGGAGAGGTCAGCAAGTCGGAGCTAACCACCGAGGCTACCGACGAGACGTGCCCTAACTGCGGAAATAAGCTGGTGGTTAAGCTCGGCAAGCGCGGCAGGTTCATTGCCTGCTCCGGCTACAAGGAAGGATGCACCTACACCCGGAACCTCGATCAGGGGGAGAAGGGGGAAGTGGCGGAGCCGGTCCTGTCCGAGGAGGCTTGCGGCAAATGCGGAAAGCCCATGCTGATTAAGGACGGGCGCTATGGCAAGTACCTTGCCTGCTCCGGATACCCCGAATGCAAGAATATTCAGCCTCTCGTGAAGCCGAAGGGGACGGGGATAACCTGCCCCGAATGCGCCCAGGGAGAACTTACCGAGAAGAAATCGCGCTACGGCAAGATGTTCTACTCCTGCAACCGCTATCCCGACTGCAAGTTCGCCCTGTGGGACCTGCCGGTCCAGGGCCCCTGCCCCAAATGCGGGTTCCCGCTCCTCGTGAAGAAGGTCTACAAGAAGCAGGGAGAGTTCCTCAAGTGTCCGAAGGAAGAATGTGGATATAAATCCATCTGA
- a CDS encoding glycosyltransferase family 39 protein, with amino-acid sequence MKTACAAESRDFFRVELFLFILIAFLLVGLRLCFLHEPFERDEGFYSVIGREILRGGIPYRDAIDMKPPGVFYIYAFAIAVFGKTVESIRIFTALYSVLTLGAVYWLARYLSGRAAALAAAAIFALYSGAPLLQGSSSNSEVFMVLPLMLSACFFAAAAHRQRPVLLVASGFCMALAMLIKTVALPYLLLLLVCSIFVGKKEEGFKGRILNPVLFLSPCILVGLATLAYFYLNGAWDDFVMYNITLPLFYSKGGGVVGPELPEMIRYLSHEFLLPVLLAVPTAVWLLIRRESISLVMAALLLVASWLGVIMPGKNFPHYFIQLMPFLSLLGGIGLAKVLGNRRISLILAVPLSAAFLYYAVKDYRLYFVLPPEDVSILKYGPVFADSVKVADYLKKNTAPGDYIFQWGFEPELYFLADRPIPTPYISSTIPASLPDTEAAVNEMIRMLKAKKPKVIVMQKEWAKLPGLVELSDLLMKEYRMDTIIRYAAIFTRRTGG; translated from the coding sequence ATGAAAACAGCCTGCGCGGCTGAGTCGCGGGATTTTTTCCGGGTCGAGCTGTTCCTTTTTATCCTCATCGCATTTCTTCTTGTCGGATTACGTCTCTGTTTCCTCCATGAGCCTTTCGAACGTGACGAGGGGTTCTACTCCGTGATCGGCAGAGAGATCCTTCGCGGGGGGATCCCGTACCGCGACGCCATCGACATGAAGCCCCCCGGAGTTTTTTACATCTATGCCTTCGCTATCGCCGTTTTCGGCAAGACCGTAGAGTCCATCAGAATATTTACCGCCCTCTATTCCGTCCTTACCCTCGGAGCCGTTTACTGGCTGGCAAGATATCTCTCGGGTCGAGCGGCAGCCCTCGCTGCGGCTGCAATTTTCGCCCTCTATTCGGGTGCGCCCCTGCTGCAGGGGAGCAGCAGCAACAGCGAGGTCTTCATGGTCCTTCCGCTGATGCTGAGCGCCTGCTTCTTTGCTGCCGCAGCACACCGGCAGCGCCCGGTGCTCCTTGTGGCCAGCGGTTTCTGCATGGCCCTGGCCATGCTCATCAAAACCGTTGCACTCCCCTATCTCCTTCTGCTTCTCGTCTGCTCGATTTTTGTCGGGAAGAAGGAGGAGGGCTTCAAGGGGAGGATTCTCAATCCGGTTCTCTTCCTTTCCCCCTGCATCCTGGTCGGCCTTGCCACACTTGCCTACTTCTACCTGAACGGTGCGTGGGACGACTTCGTAATGTACAACATCACCCTTCCACTCTTCTATTCCAAGGGGGGCGGTGTTGTCGGGCCGGAACTTCCGGAAATGATCCGGTACCTGTCCCACGAGTTCCTCCTGCCGGTGCTGCTGGCCGTGCCGACTGCAGTCTGGCTGCTTATTCGAAGGGAATCCATAAGCCTTGTCATGGCAGCATTGCTCCTAGTCGCCTCCTGGCTGGGGGTGATCATGCCCGGAAAGAATTTCCCCCACTACTTCATTCAGCTGATGCCCTTTCTTTCGCTGCTGGGGGGGATAGGGCTGGCGAAGGTCCTCGGGAACAGGAGGATTTCCCTCATACTCGCGGTCCCGCTGTCAGCGGCCTTTCTATACTATGCGGTGAAGGACTACCGGCTATATTTCGTTCTTCCACCTGAGGATGTATCCATCCTGAAGTATGGTCCCGTTTTTGCGGATTCCGTGAAGGTAGCCGATTACCTGAAGAAGAACACTGCCCCCGGAGACTACATTTTCCAGTGGGGTTTCGAGCCGGAACTCTATTTTCTCGCAGACCGACCCATACCGACACCGTACATCTCAAGCACAATTCCCGCCTCCCTGCCTGATACGGAGGCCGCCGTCAACGAGATGATCCGGATGCTGAAGGCCAAAAAGCCGAAAGTCATCGTAATGCAGAAGGAGTGGGCGAAATTGCCGGGGCTGGTGGAGCTGTCGGACCTTTTGATGAAGGAGTACCGCATGGATACCATCATCCGATACGCTGCAATCTTCACGCGCCGGACAGGGGGATGA
- a CDS encoding bifunctional 2-polyprenyl-6-hydroxyphenol methylase/3-demethylubiquinol 3-O-methyltransferase UbiG, whose amino-acid sequence MKTEDREYQEYLQKKFLPGRQQYLELVVYPRYLRELGALREIWDFGFGNGEFLTFCRKRSISARGIDSNGSFVATARSQGFAVELDDLCRLDTVPDAGVEAAISDNVLEHLDKPAIGAFFSILARKLAPSGIFLAIVPGEKGFTRDPTHRTFVDEALLREVTAGTAVSLIKTFRWPIGAHWVSRIFYLNMTVFVFRKLPQ is encoded by the coding sequence ATGAAAACCGAAGACAGAGAATATCAGGAATATCTTCAGAAAAAGTTCCTGCCCGGCCGGCAGCAGTACCTTGAACTGGTTGTCTATCCCCGCTATCTCCGCGAACTCGGCGCTCTCCGGGAAATCTGGGACTTCGGGTTCGGCAACGGCGAGTTCCTGACGTTCTGCCGGAAACGCTCCATTTCCGCACGGGGGATAGATTCGAACGGCAGTTTCGTGGCCACGGCCCGGTCGCAGGGTTTCGCCGTGGAGCTGGACGACCTTTGCCGGCTGGATACCGTTCCCGATGCAGGCGTTGAAGCCGCGATCTCGGACAACGTTCTCGAGCACCTGGACAAACCCGCCATAGGGGCGTTCTTCTCCATCCTTGCGCGAAAACTGGCTCCTTCGGGAATTTTCCTGGCGATAGTTCCAGGAGAAAAAGGATTTACCAGAGACCCCACCCATCGAACTTTCGTGGATGAGGCTCTGCTACGTGAAGTCACTGCCGGCACTGCCGTCTCTTTGATAAAAACCTTCCGCTGGCCTATCGGCGCTCACTGGGTCAGCAGGATTTTCTACCTCAACATGACGGTCTTCGTGTTCAGGAAATTGCCCCAGTAG
- a CDS encoding glycosyltransferase family 2 protein: protein MTSDAAKLTLIFLLYNAEEQVDALVDAALRQRHPGYSEQLEWLDVVFMDDCSGDGTLPRLHAALQAAGAPCNYRIIPNERNLGLSSTLNKVFNLIRTPYGLTCHLDVLFGRDDYAARMLLLMEAHPKAGAITGQPAIPAAAKISTAEKLNMICNLMDILPSQSEEALVPVGFAEGRCDIFRVEAVRKAGLWDTTLRSSGEDQILALRMRQNGYEIYQAPHLPYHLSVSGEQNSIWKLLKHTHLFGRTQPYILLSDRTALASSAGRSSGSNRQSRLILRASHLAGTVALLILIAGAFMGVPVWLWCFPLFAVALLKAFLFRRHLNAVPLKGTEVLFFLAFVPLQDVYYTAGLLQGLWSYARGSSGRIIR from the coding sequence ATGACTTCTGACGCAGCGAAACTGACGCTGATTTTTCTGCTCTACAATGCGGAGGAGCAGGTGGATGCGCTGGTGGATGCTGCACTGAGGCAGCGCCATCCGGGTTACTCCGAGCAGCTCGAGTGGCTGGATGTCGTATTTATGGACGATTGCTCCGGGGATGGTACATTGCCCCGTCTCCATGCGGCTCTCCAAGCGGCGGGAGCCCCCTGCAATTACCGAATCATTCCCAATGAGCGAAACCTCGGGCTGTCATCCACTCTCAACAAGGTCTTCAATCTGATACGGACTCCCTATGGTCTCACATGCCATCTTGACGTGCTGTTCGGGCGGGATGACTACGCGGCCCGGATGCTTCTTCTCATGGAGGCACATCCGAAGGCCGGCGCCATTACGGGGCAGCCGGCGATTCCGGCGGCAGCGAAGATATCCACGGCCGAAAAGCTGAACATGATCTGCAACCTAATGGACATTCTTCCTTCGCAATCAGAAGAGGCACTGGTCCCCGTCGGTTTTGCCGAGGGGCGCTGCGACATTTTCCGGGTGGAGGCGGTCAGGAAGGCGGGCCTGTGGGATACGACGCTGCGGTCTTCGGGAGAAGATCAGATACTGGCGCTCCGCATGAGGCAGAATGGCTACGAAATCTATCAGGCGCCGCATCTCCCCTATCATCTCTCTGTGTCTGGGGAACAGAACTCCATCTGGAAGCTGCTGAAACATACCCACCTTTTCGGCCGAACCCAGCCGTACATCCTGCTTTCCGACAGGACTGCACTTGCCAGCTCGGCGGGGCGCAGTTCCGGGTCGAACCGGCAGTCCCGGCTGATCCTGCGCGCAAGCCACCTCGCGGGGACGGTCGCCTTGCTGATCCTTATTGCAGGGGCGTTTATGGGAGTGCCGGTCTGGCTGTGGTGTTTTCCTCTCTTTGCAGTCGCACTGCTCAAGGCTTTTCTGTTCCGCAGGCACCTGAACGCAGTACCGCTGAAAGGAACGGAAGTTCTTTTTTTTCTTGCTTTTGTCCCGCTTCAGGACGTTTACTATACGGCGGGACTGCTCCAGGGGTTGTGGAGTTACGCTCGCGGCTCTTCGGGCCGGATAATTCGATAG
- a CDS encoding glycosyltransferase family 2 protein has product MAVSYPLLSVVVPIYFEEDTIPEFYSRMKSVLVGLESDLRHELIFVNDGSTDRSPLLLKEISRSDKNVRIINFSRNFGHQVAITAGIEHASGDAVVVIDGDLQDPPEVIAGMVEKWREGYKVVYGVRSVRKGETAFKLLTARLFYRLISRMSDVKLPLDSGDFRLMDRVVVEALNSIREENRYIRGLISWIGFSQYALPYERDSRYAGETKFNLKKMLKFALDGITSFSDRPLRISSKLGTITTVVAFLAMLYIIVSKFVNPESVIQGWTSLLVVVLFLGGVQLISIGVLGEYIGRIYRETKHRPLYIVEEKVGFVSPAQTVPRDDAAASEAWRERPGTDVTAA; this is encoded by the coding sequence ATGGCGGTTTCCTATCCGTTGTTGTCGGTGGTCGTCCCGATCTACTTCGAAGAAGATACAATTCCCGAATTCTACAGCCGGATGAAAAGCGTGCTTGTCGGTCTCGAGAGCGATCTGCGCCACGAGCTGATTTTCGTGAATGACGGGAGCACCGACCGCTCCCCACTTCTTCTCAAGGAGATCAGCCGGAGCGACAAGAATGTCCGTATCATCAACTTCTCCAGGAATTTCGGTCACCAGGTCGCCATCACGGCCGGTATCGAGCACGCATCCGGAGATGCCGTCGTGGTCATCGATGGGGATCTGCAGGACCCTCCCGAGGTCATCGCCGGAATGGTGGAGAAGTGGCGTGAAGGATACAAGGTGGTGTACGGGGTGAGAAGCGTCCGGAAGGGGGAAACCGCTTTCAAGCTTCTCACGGCGCGCCTCTTCTACCGCCTGATCAGCAGAATGAGCGACGTAAAGCTCCCGCTGGACAGCGGCGACTTCAGGCTGATGGACCGGGTGGTGGTGGAAGCCCTCAACTCGATACGGGAGGAGAACCGCTATATCCGCGGACTGATAAGCTGGATCGGATTTTCCCAGTACGCGCTTCCATACGAGCGGGACAGCCGCTATGCAGGCGAGACAAAATTCAATCTGAAGAAAATGCTGAAGTTCGCCCTCGACGGAATCACCAGCTTTTCCGACAGACCGCTGCGGATCTCCAGCAAGCTCGGTACCATCACTACGGTCGTCGCTTTCCTGGCCATGCTTTACATCATCGTCAGCAAGTTCGTGAACCCGGAGTCGGTTATACAGGGGTGGACGTCGCTGCTCGTCGTGGTCCTTTTTCTGGGCGGGGTTCAGCTGATCTCCATCGGAGTTCTGGGTGAATATATCGGCCGAATATATCGTGAGACGAAGCACCGGCCCCTCTACATAGTCGAGGAGAAGGTCGGATTCGTCTCTCCGGCTCAGACCGTACCGCGGGACGATGCCGCTGCGTCGGAAGCGTGGCGTGAGCGACCGGGAACGGATGTCACCGCTGCATGA
- a CDS encoding GtrA family protein: protein MMARLLNGRFIKFILVGMLNTGFSYLVFAFFIFLGLHYALAVFLAAVMGALFNFKTIGTLVFQNGANGLLFRFLGVYLSTYLLNVAALRVCAGLGMSMYLAGFLVAIPMAAVSFLLLSRFVFQRGTGPERDAESVCRQH from the coding sequence ATGATGGCCCGGCTCCTTAATGGCAGATTCATCAAGTTCATCCTCGTCGGGATGCTGAACACCGGTTTCAGTTACCTGGTGTTCGCCTTTTTCATCTTCCTCGGCCTTCACTATGCCCTTGCGGTCTTTTTAGCGGCCGTGATGGGGGCACTGTTCAACTTCAAGACGATCGGTACACTCGTGTTCCAGAACGGTGCCAACGGGCTTTTGTTCCGCTTTCTCGGGGTCTACCTGTCGACCTACCTGTTGAACGTCGCTGCGCTGCGAGTATGTGCCGGCCTGGGTATGAGCATGTACCTGGCGGGATTTCTGGTGGCCATACCGATGGCGGCGGTTTCGTTTCTCCTGCTGTCCCGATTCGTGTTTCAGAGGGGAACCGGGCCGGAGCGGGACGCCGAGAGCGTCTGCCGCCAGCATTGA
- a CDS encoding bifunctional 2-polyprenyl-6-hydroxyphenol methylase/3-demethylubiquinol 3-O-methyltransferase UbiG, whose product MDISQFTLHAEIEDSHWWFCARREIIFSELKRFLPPGAGMCLAEIGCGTGGNLRVLERHYSVLGVDLAPEAVKYASERLEAPVFLGDFRDRLKGRWDQIDAVLLADVLEHVEDDVAFLHDIVSCLKPGGILLLTVPAHRFLWSHHDLVLGHIRRYSAAGLRALWQGLPVEELRFSSFNFILFPIMAAVRLLGRGGERKEGESDLRPLPAPLNGLLFRLFALERLLLKVCPLPYGASYLALLRKR is encoded by the coding sequence ATGGACATTTCCCAGTTCACGCTCCACGCCGAAATAGAGGATTCCCACTGGTGGTTTTGCGCCCGTCGCGAAATAATCTTCAGCGAGCTCAAGCGTTTTCTTCCCCCGGGCGCCGGCATGTGCCTGGCCGAGATCGGGTGCGGCACCGGCGGCAACCTCAGAGTTCTGGAGAGGCATTATAGCGTCCTTGGGGTCGATCTTGCCCCAGAGGCCGTGAAATATGCTTCTGAACGCCTCGAAGCGCCCGTGTTTCTGGGCGATTTCCGGGACCGGCTGAAGGGGCGCTGGGATCAGATAGACGCAGTCCTTCTTGCGGACGTGCTGGAGCACGTGGAAGATGATGTCGCATTTCTTCATGACATCGTCAGCTGCCTGAAACCTGGAGGCATACTTCTGCTGACCGTTCCGGCCCACCGGTTTCTCTGGAGCCACCACGATCTGGTTCTCGGTCACATCCGCCGATACTCGGCTGCCGGCTTGCGTGCTCTCTGGCAGGGGCTGCCCGTCGAGGAGTTGCGCTTCTCCTCCTTCAACTTCATACTGTTTCCCATTATGGCCGCTGTCCGGCTGCTGGGGCGGGGAGGGGAGCGAAAGGAGGGGGAGAGCGACCTGCGTCCGCTTCCGGCACCGCTCAACGGCTTGCTTTTCAGACTGTTTGCCCTGGAAAGGTTACTCCTGAAGGTTTGCCCTCTGCCATATGGGGCGAGTTACCTCGCTCTGCTAAGGAAACGATGA